A stretch of Plasmodium chabaudi chabaudi strain AS genome assembly, chromosome: 14 DNA encodes these proteins:
- a CDS encoding citrate/oxoglutarate carrier protein, putative, translated as MEEKNEGVIKSGAYRNLISGSFLHCLETATLGLPLEVWKTRMCIYRTENTISSFANIYNKGIGQFYGGFYAKLVESSTKGAVLLLSKERVIKILNDLNVNSTISGFVGGACGGICQSLVMTPCTFFITASIDKNINYKEKLISIFKHSGISTLYKGNSAMCLRQGTNWASRQGITEWVRNMYINRKQKKMEKEYNNVENVIKGSGKTPGSIKICDISNPNKLNQDKKNNNELNTSEEIICGIIGGSLSVWNNPFDVIRVYMQNNANKNINLSFTQSFINLYKEGGILYLYKGVIPRCFLCIWQTLFMVTGIKILNNYF; from the coding sequence atggaagaaaaaaatgaggGGGTAATAAAAAGCGGAGCATATAGAAATTTAATTAGTGGATCATTCTTACATTGCCTAGAAACAGCAACTTTAGGTTTACCTTTAGAAGTTTGGAAAACACGAATGTGTATTTATCGAACTGAGAATACAATTAGTTCATTtgcaaatatttataataaaggGATTGGACAATTTTATGGAGGGTTTTATGCTAAATTGGTAGAAAGTAGTACTAAGGGTgcagtattattattatcaaaagagagagtaataaaaattttgaatgaTTTAAATGTTAATAGCACCATTAGTGGATTTGTAGGTGGAGCTTGTGGTGGTATATGTCAATCACTAGTTATGACACCatgtacattttttataacagcaagtattgataaaaatattaattataaagaaaaactTATATCCATTTTCAAACACTCTGGTATTTCAACATTATATAAAGGAAACTCTGCTATGTGTTTAAGACAAGGAACAAATTGGGCTAGTAGGCAAGGAATTACCGAATGGGTAcgaaatatgtatattaatagaaagcaaaaaaaaatggaaaaagaGTATAACAATGTagaaaatgtaataaaagGGAGTGGGAAAACACCAGGaagtattaaaatttgtgaTATATCAAATCCAAATAAATTGAAtcaagataaaaaaaataataatgaattaaataCAAGTGAAGAAATCATTTGTGGTATTATAGGTGGGTCATTATCAGTATGGAATAATCCATTTGATGTTATCCGAGTttatatgcaaaataatgcaaataaaaatattaatctAAGTTTTACTCaatcatttataaatttatataaagaaggtggaatattatatttatacaaagGTGTCATACCCCGTTGTTTTCTTTGTATTTGGCAAACCTTATTTATGGTGACTggcattaaaatattaaataattatttttag
- a CDS encoding 50S ribosomal protein L24, putative, whose product MSRYIKYFMQAKRLDKRKRKYHKYDFLELSKELSIPYPLREQNQPKRINLSYYLNIQVGDLVKVLYGPDKDKEGLILSINPKRNTVIVDGCNMKRSAWNVTNRKGSIITQEMPIHITNVSLLDPVNKKPTVVKRRYMMNGECVRISKISGCAMPEPVDKNLLKEQDNYQLYIQKKKTGPPIKDIYAERDNKHFSLLKKIAYQIKRKRFFEMKNFFNTPNEGDKKNKDILEVL is encoded by the coding sequence atgtcaagatatattaaatatttcatgCAAGCAAAGAGACTTGATAAAAGGAAAAGGAAATACCATAAATACGATTTTTTAGAGTTAAGTAAAGAATTAAGTATCCCATATCCTTTAAGAGAACAAAATCAGCCAAAGAGAATAAATCtttcttattatttaaatatacaagTTGGTGATTTAGTAAAAGTTTTATATGGCCCAGATAAAGATAAAGAAGGATTAATACTAAGTATTAATCCTAAAAGAAATACAGTAATAGTTGATGGATGTAATATGAAAAGATCAGCATGGAATGTCACAAATAGAAAAGGAAGTATAATTACACAAGAAATGCCAATACATATTACTAATGTCTCTTTATTAGATCcagttaataaaaaaccaACGGTTGTAAAAAGAAGATACATGATGAATGGTGAATGTGTAAGAATTTCTAAAATATCTGGGTGTGCAATGCCTGAACCTGTTGATAAAAACCTTTTAAAGGAACAAGATAATTATCAActttatattcaaaaaaaaaaaactggACCACCTATTAAAGATATTTATGCAGAACGGGATAACAAACATTTTAGcctattaaaaaaaattgcttatcaaattaaaagaaaaagatttttcgaaatgaaaaatttttttaacacaCCCAATGAGGgcgataaaaaaaataaagatatccTTGAAGTCTTATAA
- a CDS encoding vacuolar iron transporter, putative translates to MGKQKIIDARKAYYEGDIEKSKEVHNHYHSLDKHAENHSLDKDHLKTIIFGSLDGIITIFAIVSGCVGANITPAQVIIIGVGNLFANAISMGFSEYTSSTAQIDFMAAERQREEWEIENCPTEEKQEMIDIYINKYKFDSKDAKNLVEITFRNKNFFLEHMMSEELGLILTNEDKTEAFKKGILMFLSFCFFGMIPLFSYVLYNLFFSAANYTASFAVVFISTLITLFILGLFKSQFTTQKPIVCALSMVLNGSIAGMLPFLFGVLLKTNTAD, encoded by the exons atgggtaagcaaaaaataattgatgCCAGAAAGGCATACTATGAAGGGGATATTGAAAAGTCCAAAGAAGTTCATAATCATTATCATAGTCTAGATAAACATGCTGAAAATCATAGTCTTGATAAAgatcatttaaaaacaataatatttggAAGTTTAGATGGAataattacaatttttgcAATTGTTTCCGGTTGTGTGGGTGCTAATATAACACCTGCACAAGTCATAATTATTGGTGTTGGTAATTTATTTGCAAATGCAATTTCTATGGGTTTTAGTGAATATACTAGTTCAACAGCCCAAATAGATTTTATGGCAGCAGAAAGACAAAGAGAAGAATGGGAAATAGAAAATTGTCCAACAGAAGAAAAACAAGAAATGAtcgatatttatattaataaatataaatttgataGTAAGGatgcaaaaaatttagTAGAGATCACttttagaaataaaaatttttttttagaacATATGATGTCAGAAGAATTAGGTCTTATATTAACTAATGAAGATAAAACTGAAGCATTCAAAAAGGGaattttaatgtttttaagtttttgtttttttggtATGATACCATTATTTTCCTATGtactttataatttgttttttagtGCAGCAAATTACACAGCCTCTTTTGCCgttgtttttatatcaaCCCTCATCACGTTGTTCATTTTGGGACTATTCAAG TCCCAGTTTACCACTCAAAAGCCAATTGTGTGCGCCCTTAGTATGGTCCTAAACGGGTCGATTGCTGGAATgcttccatttttatttggtgTTTTGCTTAAGACAAACACAGCAGATTAA